In one Arachis duranensis cultivar V14167 chromosome 9, aradu.V14167.gnm2.J7QH, whole genome shotgun sequence genomic region, the following are encoded:
- the LOC107466780 gene encoding pleiotropic drug resistance protein 2: MEMEESLDSGEIMSSIRRSIGIGSSSRRSWASASGRGGSEVWSKEREGEDDEEELKWAAIERLPTFERMRKSIVKQVLENGSSNYEEIDIFKLGINEKKRFLEAMLRTVEEDNEKFLSRMRDRIDRVGIEIAKVEVRFEHLFVEGDAYKGTRALPTLFNSTLNALETVLRSIKIFPSNKSVVKILQDVSGILRPARMTLLLGPPGSGKTTLLKALAGKLDRDLRASGRVTYNGHELSEFVPQRTCAYISEQNLHHGEMTVRETLDFSGRCLGVGTRFELLVELTRREKQSGIKPDPEIDAFMKATAVEGQETSLITDYVLKLLGLEICADTLVGDQMRRGISGGEKRRLTTGEMLVGPAKVFLMDGISTGLDSSTTFQIVKFLRQLVHIMDVTMIISLLQPAPEAYDLFDDIILLSEGQIVYQGPRENVLDFFESVGFKCPERKGVADFLQEVTSRKDQEQYWFKRDTPYHYITVSEFVAHFYNYRIGQKICEDLQVPFDRSKSHPAALVQEKYGIPKLELFKACFAREWLLMKRSSFIYIFKTTQIMIMSLIAMTVFFRTTMKHGQLQDGGKFYGALFFSLINIMFNGMAELALTIFRLPVFFKQRDLLFFPAWAFALPVWIFRIPLSFIESGLWVCLTYYTIGFAPPASRFFRQFLAFFCVHQMALSLFRFIAALGRTQIVANTLGTFVLLLVFVLGGFIIARDDIEPWMIWGYYASPMMYGQNAIAINEFLDKRWSAPNSDPRIPEPTVGKALLRARGMFTEDYWYWISVGALLGFSLLFNICFIAALTFLNPFGDSKSIIVDDEDEMEGTTKQSTELAERSNPDDSKAKRGMVLPFRPLSLAFNHVNYYINMPSEVKKQGVEENRLQLLRNVSGAFRPGLLTALVGVTGAGKTTLMDVLAGRKTGGYIEGSIYISGYPKNQETFARVSGYCEQNDIHSPNLTVYESVVFSAWLRLGKEINKETKMMFVEEVMKLVELNLMRNFLVGLPAINGLSTEQRKRLTIAVELVANPSIIFMDEPTSGLDARAAAVVMRTVRNTVDTGRTVVCTIHQPSIDIFEAFDELLLMKRGGQIIYGGPLGLHSQKLIEYFEAIPGVPKIRDGYNPATWMLEISSPAVESQLGVDFAELYNKSELYQRNQELIEELSTPLPGTKDLYFPTRYSQSFITQCKACFWKQQMSYWRNPTYNAIRFFMTIAVGIIFGFIFWKKGDKTETEQDLINLVGAMYTTIFFLGSTNTNAVQPVVAIERTVFYRERAAGMYSALPYAIAQVAIECIYVAIQTMIYTLIIHSMMGFLWHADKFFWLYYFIFISFVYFTLYGMMTVALTPNHQIAAIVMSFFLMFWNMFAGFLIRKSQIPIWWRWFYWASPPAWTIYGLLTSQIGDKDSPVAVPGSGTLSVRHYLEKQMGYHYNFLGEVAVAHVAFVLIFLFVFAYSIRYLNFQTR; the protein is encoded by the exons ATGGAAATGGAGGAATCATTGGATTCAGGTGAGATTATGAGTAGTATAAGGAGGAGCATAGGGATAGGATCATCAAGCAGGAGGAGCTGGGCATCGGCGAGTGGGCGCGGCGGAAGCGAGGTGTGGagcaaagaaagagaaggagaagatgatgaGGAAGAGCTCAAGTGGGCAGCCATAGAGAGGCTACCAACTTTTGAGAGGATGAGAAAGAGCATAGTCAAGCAAGTTCTTGAGAATGGAAGCTCTAACTATGAAGAAATTGATATATTCAAGCTTGGTATCAATGAAAAGAAGAGGTTCTTGGAAGCTATGCTCAGAACTGTTGAAGAAGATAATGAGAAGTTCCTCTCCAGAATGAGGGACAGGATTGACAG GGTGGGTATAGAGATTGCTAAGGTTGAAGTTCGATTTGAGCATTTATTTGTAGAAGGTGATGCATATAAAGGAACCAGAGCATTGCCAACACTATTCAACTCCACACTCAATGCTCTTGAG ACAGTTCTTagatcaattaaaattttccCCTCAAATAAAAGTGTTGTGAAGATACTACAAGATGTTAGTGGAATCCTCAGGCCAGCaag AATGACCTTGCTTTTGGGGCCTCCAGGATCAGGAAAAACTACACTGCTGAAGGCACTTGCTGGGAAATTGGACAGGGATTTAAGG GCATCAGGAAGAGTCACCTACAATGGTCATGAGTTATCAGAGTTTGTTCCTCAAAGAACATGTGCTTATATCAGTGAGCAAAAtcttcatcatggagaaatgaCAGTGAGAGAGACATTAGACTTTTCGGGACGCTGCTTGGGAGTCGGAACGAGGTTTGAACTATTGGTGGAGTTGACAAGAAGAGAAAAGCAATCAGGAATCAAGCCGGATCCCGAGATAGATGCTTTCATGAAAGCTACAGCAGTTGAAGGTCAAGAAACAAGTCTCATTACAGATTATGTTCTTAAG CTTCTTGGATTGGAAATATGTGCTGATACTTTGGTAGGAGATCAGATGAGAAGGGGAATATCCGGAGGAGAAAAAAGGCGGTTAACTACCG GTGAGATGTTGGTAGGACCTGCAAAAGTTTTCTTAATGGATGGGATCTCGACCGGTTTGGATAGCTCCACAACATTCCAAATAGTCAAATTCTTGAGGCAACTAGTTCATATCATGGATGTTACAATGATAATCTCGCTTCTGCAACCTGCACCAGAAGCTTATGATCTCTTTGATGACATAATCTTGCTTTCAGAAGGCCAGATTGTCTACCAAGGACCACGCGAAAATGTTCTTGATTTTTTCGAAAGCGTAGGCTTCAAATGCCCGGAAAGGAAAGGAGTTGCTGACTTTTTACAGGAGGTTACTTCCAGAAAGGATCAAGAGCAGTACTGGTTCAAAAGGGACACACCTTATCATTATATCACTGTTTCTGAGTTTGTAGCTCACTTCTATAATTACAGAATTGGCCAAAAGATTTGTGAAGATCTTCAGGTTCCTTTCGACCGCAGTAAATCTCATCCTGCTGCTTTGGTTCAAGAAAAATATGGGATACCAAAGTTAGAACTCTTCAAGGCTTGCTTTGCTAGAGAATGGCTACTGATGAAGCGCAGCTCTTTTATATACATATTCAAGACAACTCAGATCATGATCATGTCTTTGATTGCTATGACAGTGTTCTTTAGAACAACAATGAAACATGGCCAACTTCAGGATGGGGGAAAATTTTATGGTGCATTGTTCTTCAGTCTCATCAATATAATGTTCAATGGAATGGCTGAGCTTGCTTTGACTATTTTTAGGCTCCCCGTTTTCTTCAAGCAGAgagatttgttattttttccgGCTTGGGCATTCGCACTTCCAGTATGGATATTTCGGATCCCTCTATCTTTCATTGAGTCAGGGTTATGGGTTTGCCTTACTTATTACACTATAGGGTTTGCTCCACCTGCAAGTAG GTTTTTTCGTCAGTTCTTAGCATTCTTCTGTGTTCATCAGATGGCTTTATCACTTTTCCGATTCATTGCGGCTCTAGGAAGAACACAAATTGTGGCAAATACACTTGGTACCTTTGTACTGCTACTTGTTTTTGTGCTTGGTGGATTCATTATAGCCAGAG ATGATATTGAACCTTGGATGATATGGGGCTATTATGCATCTCCAATGATGTATGGTCAAAATGCCATTGCCATCAATGAATTCCTTGACAAAAGATGGAGTGCT CCTAATTCGGACCCGAGAATTCCTGAGCCTACAGTTGGGAAAGCTCTTCTCAGGGCTAGAGGCATGTTTACAGAAGACTATTGGTACTGGATTTCTGTTGGTGCTCTCCTAGGCTTTTCGCTACTCTTCAACATTTGTTTCATTGCTGCTCTGACATTTCTGAATC CATTTGGTGATTCCAAATCAATTATTGTGGATGATGAAGACGAGATGGAGGGAACTACAAAACAGA GCACTGAGCTAGCAGAAAGAAGCAATCCAGATGATTCAAAAGCCAAGAGGGGAATGGTGTTACCCTTTCGGCCCCTATCGCTTGCATTCAATCACGTGAACTACTACATCAATATGCCATCT GAAGTTAAAAAACAAGGAGTTGAAGAGAATCGGTTACAATTACTAAGGAATGTTAGTGGAGCTTTCAGGCCTGGATTACTAACAGCATTAGTAGGTGTAACTGGTGCTGGAAAAACTACATTGATGGATGTTCTTGCAGGAAGAAAAACTGGTGGTTACATTGAAGGAAGCATCTACATATCTGGTTATCCAAAGAACCAAGAAACATTTGCAAGGGTTAGCGGTTATTGTGAACAAAATGATATCCATTCTCCAAATCTAACAGTCTATGAATCCGTCGTGTTTTCTGCTTGGCTGCGTCTTGGTAAAGAGATCAACAAAGAAACAAAGATG ATGTTTGTTGAGGAAGTTATGAAGCTTGTTGAGCTAAATCTGATGAGGAATTTTCTAGTAGGCCTTCCTGCCATTAATGGTTTATCAACTGAACAAAGAAAGAGACTCACCATTGCTGTGGAATTGGTTGCAAATCCTTCTATCATATTTATGGATGAGCCAACTTCTGGACTTGATGCTAGAGCCGCAGCAGTCGTTATGCGTACCGTCAGAAATACAGTGGATACTGGTAGAACTGTAGTCTGCACCATTCATCAACCAAGCATTGACATATTTGAAGCTTTTGATGAG CTTCTTTTGATGAAGAGAGGAGGACAAATCATATACGGTGGTCCCCTTGGTCTACATTCTCAAAAACTTATAGAATACTTTGAG GCTATTCCAGGAGTACCGAAAATCAGAGACGGATATAACCCCGCGACATGGATGTTAGAGATCAGTTCCCCTGCAGTTGAGTCTCAGCTTGGTGTAGACTTTGCAGAATTGTACAATAAGTCAGAATTATATCA GAGGAATCAAGAGCTTATTGAAGAGCTAAGCACACCATTACCGGGAACAAAGGACCTTTATTTCCCTACTAGATACTCTCAGTCCTTCATAACTCAGTGCAAAGCTTGCTTTTGGAAACAGCAAATGTCATACTGGAGGAATCCAACTTATAATGCCATCCGGTTCTTCATGACAATAGCTGTAGGGATAATTTTTGGAttcattttttggaaaaaaggaGATAAAAC TGAAACAGAGCAGGACCTTATAAATCTAGTGGGAGCTATGTATACTACAATTTTCTTTCTTGGATCCACCAACACAAATGCTGTCCAACCTGTTGTTGCAATAGAAAGAACTGTGTTCTACCGAGAAAGAGCGGCTGGAATGTACTCAGCTCTCCCTTATGCAATTGCTCAG GTAGCAATAGAATGTATATATGTTGCAATCCAGACAATGATCTACACACTTATCATTCACTCAATGATGGGGTTCCTTTGGCATGCTGACAAGTTCTTCTGGTTATACTATTTCATATTCATTTCTTTTGTCTACTTCACACTTTATGGAATGATGACTGTGGCTCTCACACCAAACCACCAAATCGCTGCGATTGTCATGTCCTTCTTCCTGATGTTCTGGAACATGTTCGCCGGTTTCCTTATCCGAAAGTCG CAAATTCCAATATGGTGGAGGTGGTTCTACTGGGCTAGCCCACCAGCTTGGACCATATATGGTCTACTAACCTCACAGATAGGTGACAAAGATTCTCCAGTTGCAGTTCCTGGATCTGGCACATTATCAGTGAGACACTACCTTGAGAAACAAATGGGTTATCACTACAACTTTCTCGGAGAAGTTGCTGTGGCTCATGTTGCTTTTGTtttaatatttctctttgtatttgcatatAGCATCAGGTACCTCAATTTCCAGACAAGATAA